One Mucilaginibacter ginkgonis genomic region harbors:
- a CDS encoding tetratricopeptide repeat protein, translating to MPKKLLALLLFLASTTTAFANFDFNANCQQAYTNILSLKLKRARVLIDQEKAARPNNAITVLLDNYYDYFWLLTSESKADFDRLKDNKSKRLNLLEDEDDHSPYYNFSLAQVNLQWALIHSRFGENTTAGFEINRAWKLLNANNKKFPGFLPDDIPRGLVNVLLGALPDGALKSALSFFGVKGNINTGLNSLQQLASKLPHTSYAMYYDELVFYLTYVQSYVLNDPAAYIKMHQYIAQMDSGSLLKTYVRAFVSLRTGHSSEAIKCLNERPDGGEYQPYPYLTYLEAVAKMNRLDNNADDYFRRFLAENKGVSYVKDTYLHLAWDAALHGDNKGYQSYIQQVKAKGYSFNDKDKQALTEAANPTPNADLLRARLLFDGGYYDKALDILDGKNPESYPSAGEKADYYYRLGRVYEAMGKNANALQNYQQAINTGKGTPYYYGPMSAVKMGNIYEEQKNKPEATHYYNMAIAFKNHQFENSVEQKAKEGLKRLGY from the coding sequence ATGCCCAAAAAACTTTTAGCCCTTTTACTTTTTCTTGCAAGCACAACAACCGCCTTTGCCAACTTTGATTTTAACGCCAACTGCCAGCAAGCCTATACCAACATTTTAAGTCTTAAACTTAAACGCGCCCGTGTGCTTATCGATCAGGAAAAGGCCGCGCGCCCCAATAATGCCATCACCGTCCTGCTTGATAATTATTACGATTACTTCTGGCTGCTCACATCAGAAAGCAAAGCCGATTTTGACAGGCTAAAAGACAATAAATCTAAACGCTTGAACTTGTTGGAAGACGAGGACGACCATTCGCCTTATTACAATTTTTCATTAGCGCAGGTAAACTTGCAATGGGCATTGATCCACTCGCGCTTTGGCGAAAACACAACGGCAGGTTTTGAGATCAATCGCGCCTGGAAACTATTGAACGCGAACAATAAAAAGTTCCCCGGCTTTTTACCCGACGATATCCCAAGAGGCCTCGTTAACGTATTACTGGGTGCTTTGCCCGATGGCGCATTAAAAAGCGCGCTTAGCTTTTTCGGCGTAAAAGGCAATATTAATACGGGCTTAAATAGTCTGCAGCAACTGGCTTCAAAGTTGCCGCACACAAGCTATGCTATGTACTACGACGAACTGGTATTCTATCTTACCTATGTACAATCGTATGTGCTGAACGACCCGGCAGCGTATATCAAAATGCATCAATACATTGCACAGATGGATAGCGGCAGTTTGCTTAAAACTTATGTGCGCGCGTTTGTGAGCCTGCGCACCGGTCACAGTTCCGAAGCTATAAAGTGTTTGAACGAACGTCCCGACGGCGGGGAGTATCAGCCTTACCCTTACCTGACCTATCTGGAGGCGGTGGCTAAAATGAACCGGTTAGATAATAATGCCGACGATTACTTCCGCAGGTTTTTAGCAGAGAACAAAGGTGTCAGTTACGTAAAGGACACTTATTTGCATTTAGCATGGGACGCCGCGCTGCACGGCGATAACAAAGGCTATCAGAGCTATATTCAACAGGTAAAAGCAAAAGGGTATTCTTTCAATGACAAAGACAAGCAAGCATTAACAGAGGCCGCGAACCCTACGCCTAATGCCGACCTGCTTAGGGCGAGGTTATTATTCGATGGTGGATATTATGATAAAGCGCTGGATATCCTTGACGGTAAAAACCCCGAAAGCTACCCTTCAGCAGGCGAAAAGGCTGATTACTATTATCGTTTAGGCCGGGTTTACGAAGCTATGGGCAAAAATGCTAATGCCTTGCAGAACTATCAGCAGGCTATAAACACCGGCAAAGGTACGCCTTACTATTACGGGCCTATGTCTGCAGTAAAAATGGGTAACATCTACGAAGAGCAGAAAAATAAACCCGAGGCCACGCACTACTACAACATGGCTATTGCCTTTAAGAACCATCAGTTTGAAAACAGTGTGGAACAAAAGGCCAAAGAGGGCTTGAAGAGGTTGGGGTACTAA
- a CDS encoding zinc ribbon domain-containing protein, with translation MEQTVEQKLKALYELQTIHTKIDRIRQVRGELPMEVADLEDDVAQLETRIQKSKAELDDLEDDIVTRKNLIKDAQANIKKYETQLNEVKNNREYEAISKEIEIQGLDIQVSEKKIREFEYEISNKTQVYEKAAADLEARKTDLDVKKDELGTITAETQKDEEALNVEAEKATANIEPRLLTAYTRLRQNAKNGLAVVTIQRDSCSGCFNQIPPQRQSDIRQRKKIIVCEHCGRILVDEQTALETEAV, from the coding sequence ATGGAACAAACCGTAGAACAAAAGCTTAAAGCTTTATACGAACTACAAACTATACACACCAAAATTGACAGGATCCGCCAGGTACGCGGCGAGCTGCCAATGGAGGTTGCCGATTTGGAAGACGATGTTGCACAATTAGAAACACGTATCCAAAAAAGCAAAGCCGAGCTTGATGACCTTGAGGACGACATTGTTACCCGCAAAAACCTGATCAAAGATGCGCAGGCTAATATTAAAAAATACGAAACCCAGCTTAACGAGGTAAAAAACAACCGCGAATATGAGGCGATCTCTAAAGAAATAGAGATCCAGGGCCTTGATATCCAGGTGAGCGAAAAGAAGATTCGCGAGTTTGAATATGAGATAAGCAACAAAACGCAGGTTTACGAAAAAGCTGCTGCTGATCTAGAGGCACGCAAAACAGACCTTGACGTTAAGAAAGACGAGTTAGGTACCATTACTGCTGAAACACAAAAAGATGAAGAAGCTTTAAATGTTGAAGCAGAGAAAGCTACCGCTAATATTGAGCCCCGTTTGTTGACTGCTTACACCCGTTTACGCCAGAATGCAAAAAACGGCCTGGCTGTTGTAACTATTCAGCGCGATTCATGCTCAGGCTGCTTTAACCAGATCCCGCCTCAGCGCCAGTCGGACATCCGTCAGCGTAAAAAAATAATTGTTTGCGAACATTGTGGCCGTATTTTGGTTGATGAGCAGACAGCTCTGGAAACCGAAGCCGTATAA
- a CDS encoding Nif3-like dinuclear metal center hexameric protein: MKLSELINYLETLAPPQYQEEYDNSGLIVGRPDMEISQALISLDCTEEVVDEAIATGCQVIVSHHPIVFKGLKKFNGKTYVERVVEKAIRRNIALYAIHTNLDNVTDGVNRRICQRLGLTNCRILSPKQGILKKLVTYVPQLQAKQVREALFKAGAGQIGDYSECSFNADGTGTFKPGDNTDPFVGTPGEQHHEAEVRVETIYPARLESKILMALFLAHPYEEVAYDLYQLTNQYQDIGSGMIGEIEHGISESDYLRHIKNSLDATVIRHTELRGKPVKKVAVCGGAGGFLLMQAIAAGADIFITADYKYHEFFDAEKKIVIADVGHFESEQFTQHLLYEKIKEKFANFALRLTEINTNPIKYFI, translated from the coding sequence ATGAAACTTTCAGAACTAATCAATTACCTTGAAACCCTCGCGCCGCCGCAATACCAGGAAGAGTATGACAACTCGGGATTGATCGTTGGCAGGCCTGACATGGAGATCAGCCAGGCATTGATCTCGCTCGATTGTACAGAAGAGGTTGTTGACGAGGCCATAGCAACCGGCTGCCAGGTCATCGTATCGCACCACCCTATTGTTTTCAAAGGCTTAAAAAAGTTTAACGGCAAAACTTATGTAGAACGTGTTGTAGAGAAAGCCATTCGCCGTAACATTGCGCTTTACGCTATACATACCAATCTGGATAACGTTACCGATGGTGTAAACCGCCGCATTTGCCAGCGGTTGGGGCTCACTAACTGCCGTATCCTGTCGCCAAAACAAGGCATCCTCAAAAAACTTGTAACTTATGTACCACAGCTGCAAGCCAAACAAGTTCGCGAAGCATTATTTAAAGCAGGTGCAGGGCAGATAGGCGATTATAGCGAATGCAGTTTCAACGCGGATGGTACGGGCACCTTTAAACCCGGGGATAATACAGATCCGTTTGTGGGTACACCGGGCGAGCAACACCATGAAGCAGAGGTGCGTGTCGAGACGATCTATCCTGCAAGGCTGGAAAGTAAAATATTGATGGCTTTATTCCTGGCGCATCCTTATGAAGAGGTTGCTTACGACCTTTATCAGCTGACGAACCAGTACCAGGATATCGGTTCGGGGATGATCGGAGAAATAGAGCATGGCATCTCTGAAAGTGACTATCTGCGGCATATTAAGAACAGCCTCGACGCCACTGTGATTCGCCATACAGAACTCCGTGGCAAGCCGGTAAAAAAGGTGGCCGTTTGCGGCGGCGCCGGAGGCTTTCTGTTAATGCAAGCCATTGCCGCGGGTGCAGACATTTTTATTACTGCAGATTACAAATACCATGAGTTTTTTGATGCCGAGAAAAAGATAGTGATAGCAGATGTGGGGCACTTTGAAAGTGAGCAGTTTACGCAGCATTTATTGTATGAAAAAATTAAAGAAAAATTTGCTAACTTTGCCCTCCGCTTAACAGAAATAAATACAAACCCCATAAAATATTTTATTTGA
- a CDS encoding TM2 domain-containing protein — MNNNPYASFPGVTFEEISFLRQMTTGLTESQNQTFLNLYYGRRKSPQDILIFTLIGFIGIAGVQRFVVGQIGMGIIYVFTGGFCLIGTIIDLINHKSLANEYNQKMAYESIEIARMGV; from the coding sequence ATGAATAATAACCCATATGCTTCATTCCCCGGAGTAACCTTTGAAGAGATTAGTTTTTTAAGGCAAATGACAACCGGCTTAACCGAGTCGCAAAATCAAACGTTTTTAAATCTTTACTACGGTCGCCGTAAAAGTCCGCAAGACATATTGATATTCACGCTGATTGGTTTTATTGGTATTGCCGGCGTACAGCGATTTGTTGTAGGGCAGATTGGTATGGGCATCATTTATGTTTTCACCGGTGGTTTTTGCCTGATAGGCACTATCATAGATCTGATAAACCACAAAAGTCTTGCTAACGAATACAACCAAAAAATGGCTTACGAAAGTATTGAGATCGCCAGGATGGGTGTGTAA
- a CDS encoding DUF2752 domain-containing protein has product MIKLLKNNFELIFWLMAIVALGVTNPGSDSHFVLCPLRLMGITWCPGCGIGHAISYLIHGDIGNSLKAHWLGIPALFVTFYRIWSLICIQIFKFKELKTYSHE; this is encoded by the coding sequence TTGATTAAACTGCTGAAAAATAATTTCGAACTGATATTCTGGCTAATGGCTATCGTGGCATTGGGAGTAACTAACCCCGGCAGCGATAGCCATTTCGTTTTATGCCCGCTGCGGTTAATGGGCATTACCTGGTGCCCAGGCTGTGGCATAGGCCACGCCATAAGTTACTTGATTCACGGCGACATAGGCAATTCGCTTAAAGCACATTGGCTGGGTATACCCGCACTTTTTGTAACATTTTATCGCATATGGTCTCTAATCTGTATACAAATCTTTAAATTTAAAGAACTTAAAACCTACAGCCATGAATAA
- a CDS encoding DUF4199 domain-containing protein, with protein sequence MKNAIIYGLIIGILSGGWLFAMHWAGYDTQADKTAPFEYFSILIPVIGLYFGVRSYRENETNGKFGFLQAFGQSFKILIVAGVVAIAMGIWYVSYIGGQKTNTQDFSGRIFAALLIGVLSALAASLLLMTKPEQVD encoded by the coding sequence ATGAAAAACGCTATCATTTACGGTTTAATTATAGGCATTTTAAGCGGCGGCTGGCTGTTTGCCATGCACTGGGCCGGTTACGATACCCAGGCAGATAAAACCGCACCTTTTGAATATTTCTCTATTCTGATACCTGTTATTGGCTTATACTTTGGCGTACGCAGCTACCGCGAAAATGAAACAAACGGCAAGTTTGGTTTCCTGCAGGCTTTCGGTCAAAGCTTTAAGATACTAATTGTTGCAGGCGTTGTAGCCATTGCAATGGGAATTTGGTATGTAAGTTATATCGGCGGTCAGAAAACTAATACGCAAGATTTCTCGGGTCGTATATTCGCGGCGTTACTTATTGGTGTGCTTAGTGCCCTGGCAGCCTCGCTATTGTTAATGACCAAACCGGAGCAAGTTGATTAA
- a CDS encoding glycoside hydrolase family 43 protein: MKIIKCFITISLLFGGLFTASAQTKTSGNPIFPGWYADPDNLIVNDQYWIFPTYSGDTMKTIQQTGLNGQQMMLQKNTINKGYLKQTFLDAFSSPDLVTWQKHSHILDIKDFKWAAYAIWAPAIVHKGNKYYLFFGANDIQNDNQPGGIGIGVADKPEGPYRDYLGKPLVDKFYNGAQPIDQFVFHDTDGKYYLIYGGWRHCNIGQLTPDFTGFVPFADGSIFKSITPDNYVEGPYMIKRKGKYYLMWSEGGWTGPDYSVAYAISDSPMGPFKRVGKILKQDLAIATGAGHNSVMNIPGTDDWYMIYHRRPLGVTDGNHREVCIDRMYFDKQGDIQPVKITMEGVPARRLKMKSR; the protein is encoded by the coding sequence ATGAAAATCATCAAATGCTTTATAACCATTTCATTGTTGTTCGGCGGCTTATTCACTGCTTCTGCCCAAACCAAAACCTCAGGCAATCCCATATTTCCGGGTTGGTATGCCGACCCGGATAACCTGATCGTTAACGACCAATATTGGATCTTCCCTACCTACTCCGGCGACACGATGAAGACCATCCAGCAAACAGGGCTCAATGGACAACAAATGATGCTGCAGAAAAACACCATTAACAAAGGCTATTTGAAGCAAACATTTCTGGACGCGTTCTCGTCTCCCGACCTGGTGACCTGGCAAAAACATTCGCATATATTGGATATTAAAGATTTTAAGTGGGCAGCCTACGCCATCTGGGCACCGGCTATCGTTCACAAAGGCAATAAATATTACCTGTTTTTCGGCGCTAATGATATTCAGAATGATAACCAGCCGGGCGGTATCGGTATCGGCGTTGCTGACAAACCTGAAGGCCCTTACCGCGACTACCTGGGCAAGCCATTGGTTGACAAGTTTTACAATGGCGCCCAACCTATAGACCAATTTGTTTTTCACGATACTGATGGCAAATACTACCTCATCTACGGCGGCTGGCGCCATTGCAACATTGGCCAGTTAACGCCGGACTTTACAGGTTTTGTGCCTTTTGCTGATGGCAGCATTTTTAAATCTATTACCCCGGATAACTATGTTGAAGGGCCTTACATGATCAAACGCAAAGGTAAATACTACCTGATGTGGAGTGAAGGCGGCTGGACAGGCCCCGATTACAGTGTTGCATATGCCATAAGCGATTCGCCGATGGGCCCGTTCAAGCGAGTTGGGAAGATCCTGAAACAAGACCTTGCGATAGCAACGGGTGCGGGGCATAATTCTGTAATGAACATACCCGGAACGGATGACTGGTACATGATCTATCATCGGCGGCCGCTAGGTGTAACTGACGGCAACCACCGCGAAGTGTGCATAGATAGAATGTATTTCGACAAGCAGGGCGACATACAGCCGGTTAAGATCACAATGGAGGGTGTGCCGGCGCGACGGTTAAAAATGAAGAGCAGATAA